In Paenarthrobacter sp. GOM3, a single window of DNA contains:
- a CDS encoding helix-turn-helix domain-containing protein, producing the protein MVLSIPELARRLHVNESRARHLVQSGRIRGLRVGGRWIVEEVDASQYLPGRPAGRPLSERSAWQLMACFWDDSQSRPLPEYLAPSPVEQHRLKERISRLRDSPASLELLAAWLANRAEKLQFSSSPADLAELREDKRIHLSGVSHPWSGLLANSELEAYVQRDELEDIVKDWFLVEPSPGKRPNVVLRAAERIPDELPPLAVAVDLAERQGAREQQAAREILRTIHAH; encoded by the coding sequence ATGGTACTGAGCATCCCAGAACTGGCGAGGCGCCTCCACGTCAACGAAAGTCGAGCGCGCCACCTCGTTCAATCCGGACGTATCCGAGGGCTACGGGTGGGTGGACGCTGGATTGTTGAGGAAGTCGATGCTTCCCAATACCTGCCTGGCCGGCCTGCGGGACGCCCCCTGTCCGAACGCAGCGCCTGGCAACTCATGGCATGCTTCTGGGACGACAGCCAGAGCCGCCCCCTCCCGGAGTACTTGGCACCCTCACCCGTAGAACAGCACCGGTTGAAGGAACGCATCAGCCGACTGAGGGACTCCCCCGCTTCGCTGGAACTCCTGGCGGCATGGTTGGCTAATCGGGCCGAAAAGCTCCAGTTCTCTTCCAGCCCGGCCGACCTTGCCGAGCTTCGCGAGGACAAACGGATTCACCTTTCCGGAGTCTCGCACCCGTGGTCTGGGCTGCTGGCCAATTCGGAGCTGGAGGCCTACGTGCAACGCGACGAACTTGAGGACATCGTCAAAGACTGGTTCCTGGTTGAGCCGTCCCCCGGCAAGAGACCCAATGTCGTGCTGCGGGCCGCCGAACGAATCCCGGATGAGCTCCCACCACTTGCGGTCGCGGTGGACTTGGCCGAACGGCAGGGTGCCCGGGAACAGCAAGCCGCACGCGAAATCCTCAGGACAATCCATGCCCATTGA
- a CDS encoding LysE family translocator, whose translation MTLASLAAFAGLCLVLSVTPGPDTFLVLRIALNRPSAGIAAAAGSAAGAIVWAALVGVGLAALLEQSAELFRWLKIAGGLYLLYLGVSSFIKSRKAAKAANAPTVDGAAENEPLPYSRLSALGAGALSTLLNPKVGLFYLAVVPQFIPHGGDTMGTSLVLGVVVAVIAFAYLSMIAVVAFKAMRWLKRPKVSTAVERVSSGVIAGLGVGVVASGATS comes from the coding sequence TGACTCTCGCTTCCCTCGCTGCTTTCGCCGGTCTCTGCCTGGTTCTCTCCGTAACCCCGGGGCCGGACACGTTCCTGGTGCTCAGGATTGCCTTGAACCGACCCAGCGCGGGGATTGCCGCTGCCGCTGGTTCGGCGGCTGGCGCGATTGTCTGGGCAGCGCTGGTGGGCGTGGGGCTTGCCGCGCTCCTGGAGCAGTCAGCCGAACTCTTCCGTTGGCTCAAGATCGCGGGCGGTTTGTACTTGCTTTACCTGGGAGTGTCGTCGTTCATCAAGTCCCGGAAGGCCGCGAAGGCCGCCAATGCCCCGACGGTGGACGGGGCAGCGGAGAATGAGCCCCTCCCTTACAGCCGGCTGTCCGCTTTGGGCGCCGGGGCGCTGTCAACGCTGCTCAACCCCAAGGTTGGGCTCTTCTATTTGGCCGTGGTCCCGCAGTTCATCCCGCACGGCGGCGACACCATGGGCACTTCCCTGGTTCTGGGTGTGGTGGTGGCCGTCATCGCCTTCGCGTATCTCTCGATGATCGCGGTGGTTGCGTTCAAGGCGATGCGGTGGCTCAAGCGCCCCAAGGTGAGTACCGCCGTCGAGCGTGTCAGTAGCGGCGTGATCGCCGGGCTGGGCGTCGGTGTGGTGGCGTCGGGGGCTACGAGCTAA